The Crassostrea angulata isolate pt1a10 chromosome 1, ASM2561291v2, whole genome shotgun sequence nucleotide sequence ctgaggatgcttccacacaagtttcagctttcctggctttatggATCTTGAacagaagatttttgaaaatttctcgaaattgttcattaatttctaattatctccccttgcaAATGGGTGTGgaccttaattttcacaactttgaatcccctttgcccaagaatgaaaatgtgacaagtttacggacagacggacgacagacaaaatgtgatcagaatagctcacttgagctttcagctcaggtgagctaaagaCAAAGAAATACTTAGTTATTGAATTCTATGCTCAAACTTCACAAGAATCACCACAGCTTTTGAGCTGTATTATGATTTACCACTGCAAACATTCACTTGCATAATTATAGTGATTCTTAATATTTTAGGATTGCAAAAACATGTTCAACAGCGCCTATAACTCCTGCACTAATTTCTTCAGTAAAGCCTACAAGAAGTGCAAATCTGCAATAGACAAGATTCCTGTGGTTGGCAGTCTCAGAAGGAAGAGGAATAGTGAAGGTAGTATTAAGACCAAGCCTGGTGTTCAATGCATCAAAGTACTGTCCAAACCCCAAATAAAAAGTAATGAATTTCAGATATAAAAGATGAGGTGCTGTTTCTGCTAAATGAACTTTTTCAGATATAAAAGAGGGTTGCTGTTTCCgctaaacaacaaaaaatgctCAAATTTAAACGCAATAGACAAGATTCCTAAACAACAAGAAATGCTCAAATTTAAACGTTTGTTTGCAGGTAAAATTGTATTCATTCAAGATGTCTTTATTCAATGGAATGAAATGGAAGATGAGAAACACAGACAGCTCTGGGAAACTCAAGCAGAGGAAATTCTGGAGGAGACTTTGAATGAATACTTAACCCTATATCCAAATCAAAAACTACCAGTACAACCtcgtttgaaagaaaaatacttaaatatgaCAGTTCGTAGGTGAGAACTTTAATTCACAGTAATAATAGCTAATATTGGAGTTACTTAAGTGTGCATATTGATGAACCACTGCAATTTAATTTCCATCTTTGCCCAGATTTCGGCGCGGGGCTGTCTCAGCTATATGTGAGGTGGTCAATGTGGGCGGAGCGTTTTGTGCCCCTCTGAAGCTGACCAGCGGGATATGTACTCCTCTGGAAACTATCTCAGATGCCCTGGACTTCATAGGATCAGGCCTCAACGCACTGTATGAAACCATCAAGAATGCCTTCTACTTCAACATCATCAAGAAATGGTATCTGATAGGTCTGAATGATGTCAGCAAAACTGCAGCAGCAATGGTGGCAGAAATCGCCTCCTACTTCTCTTTTCACAGCTATATCATTTACACCAGTCTCTCCTTCCTCACTAAATGGACTTCCCTTCTCCTCATTCTGATGCTTTTACAAAGCGCCCTCTACCTCCAACACTATCTCTCTCAAATAGACTTTGACAACAACTACATCTCTCTAAACTTCAGACGTTTCGATCGGGACTGCAGACGACTTGGTAAAGCATCAGCTCTACCCCTCCAAAAAAACGAAACCTCTCAGTATATCTCTACAGCCACCATTGCTTTAAATGGAACAGAAATCAAAAAGAGCATCCTGAGTATACTTCAGCTGTTACTGAACATCATATTCTATGCTGTTGTAGTGTTCTTTGACTATGTATTTTACTACGTTGTTTATTTGGTCCACACAtatggaaatgtttacattgatTTCTCTGGttcaatcaacatttactttGCTATAACAGGAAACGGATGGATCGCAAATCTTCTCCAAGGCTTAATCTCAGGAATCAACATCAAGGATAACTACTACACTCAGTACAATGTGACCAAATGTCTACCTAACCCGTCCTATCCAGACACCAACAACTTCTACCTTCTACTGGCGCTCAATGGCGGTGTACTTGCAACAATACTGCTGCAGAGTTACTGTTATCGACTTAAGCGAGCTCTGTGTGGACTCTTTTACAAAACACGCGAGGAGGAGAGAATTCGATACCTTCACAACAAAATACTGCACCACAGGAAATTCAAACTTCAACAAATGAAGTTTCGACTCAAGAATTCCAAACAAGAGCGTGATGCCCATCAGACACTGGCCAAGATGCCTCTGATTGGGAAAATATTCCATGACAAA carries:
- the LOC128168652 gene encoding DC-STAMP domain-containing protein 2-like, translated to MKPITNAIAATASGVKDAANYLKKAADDCKNMFNSAYNSCTNFFSKAYKKCKSAIDKIPVVGSLRRKRNSEGKIVFIQDVFIQWNEMEDEKHRQLWETQAEEILEETLNEYLTLYPNQKLPVQPRLKEKYLNMTVRRFRRGAVSAICEVVNVGGAFCAPLKLTSGICTPLETISDALDFIGSGLNALYETIKNAFYFNIIKKWYLIGLNDVSKTAAAMVAEIASYFSFHSYIIYTSLSFLTKWTSLLLILMLLQSALYLQHYLSQIDFDNNYISLNFRRFDRDCRRLGKASALPLQKNETSQYISTATIALNGTEIKKSILSILQLLLNIIFYAVVVFFDYVFYYVVYLVHTYGNVYIDFSGSINIYFAITGNGWIANLLQGLISGINIKDNYYTQYNVTKCLPNPSYPDTNNFYLLLALNGGVLATILLQSYCYRLKRALCGLFYKTREEERIRYLHNKILHHRKFKLQQMKFRLKNSKQERDAHQTLAKMPLIGKIFHDKSHKRSCLHCGVLDEDAPHFYTCSRTSCYTDYCENCFNEMGKQCLLCSKKDHWPNEGELWEDISLDLPFSSSFESKHESEARIDTSDKLPLLHGTEGNALTFQGLNNLAFSGEPQPSNPGSSLGLDSKLKGHTPPTLTGKTSSTLAAVLHPESLSTFSESASSDQEKTTHKTHINDDTGSRLTHEGQTEVPLHETNRSLKSNEESPQKMNIASKSHQDSHHMATTEKKTSSRSIQEGQGKKKESPIEMDTRSQMPQQGSIATNKSTKF